The genomic segment CATCCCATGTTCCTTAGCCACCCCCATGTCCTCACCATATCCCTGTGTCCCTGAGGTGTCCCCAAATGCCcccgcatccctgtccccactcaCGGCGGCCACCGGGAAGCAGACGAGCACCATGGCGGCGTGGTGGAGCACCATCAGGAGGTCCTTGCGGAGGTAGGAGCTGGCGGCTGCCCTCAGGGATGGGGGAGGTGCCACCTCGTGTCCCTTCACCCGTCCCCGGTGCCAGTGGCACAGGAACATGGCGTAGACGTCGTAGATGAAGTAGGGGACAGCGAACTGGGGGTACGTCCCTGCCAGCCAGTGCCtggggtggggcaggggggtgacatcaggggacccaggtgtccagggaaCCCTGTGGCACCCCCTCGGGgaacccaggtgtccaggggACCCCCAGCgtgggggacccaggagttcagGGATTCTTGGGACACCTAATgtgggggacccaggagttcggGCATCCCAACTCGGGGGACCCCAGTGTCTGGGGACCCCAAATGGGGGAACCCAGGTGTCTGGGAGACCTTGGGGAACCCCCGGTATGGgggacccaggaatttggggacccctgggggacccaggtgtctgggaggCCTTAGGGACCCCAATCTGGAGGACTCAGGTGTCTGGGGACCCCAATTTGGGGGACCCACATGACTGGGGACGTGATGTCACCCccttggggggacccaggtgttcggGGGACCCCCAGCGTGGGTGACCCAggaattcgggggggggggggcccaacTGGGGGGACCCAGACATCCGGGCACTCCTGGGGGGGACCCAAATTGTGGGGCCCGGGGACCCAACGTCACCACCTTGGGGGGACCCTAAGCATCCGGGGAGGCCTGTaccgctccccttcccccctccgctccctcctcccccccccctctccccttcccccccccgtaggggacccaggcgtccgggttAATCCCGCTTGAGCCCCCGCGCAGCTGCTCCCTCTTaatccccccccgcctccttctcccccccccataAGGGACCCAGGCTGCCCCCCCCCATAAGGGAcccaggctgccccccccccataAGGGAcccaggctgccccccccccccataagggACCCAGGCTGCCCCCCCCATAAGGGAcccaggctgcccccccccccataaggGACCCAGGCTGCCCCCCCCATAAGGGGcccaggctgccccccccccccataagggACCCAGGCTGCCCCCCCCATAAGGGACCCAGGCCTccgggctgcccccccccccccccccgggcaaaGGCACCGGGCGCTGTCCAGTGTGTCCGGTGCTGAACTGCACTGcggaggggaagagggggggacGGACGCGGActtggggggcacccatgggtgctggggggggcgggtgtcagccgtgggtgctggggggtgtcaCCCGTGACGCACTGGTCATCGATGACGTGGtgacaggaggaggagatgatgtAGCCGGCCGTGGAGGCCATCACCGCCTGCACCGAGGACACCAgcctggggacacagcagggggggacacatggggacacggagggggggggacgggacagaggGGACgtgaggcccccccccccccccccccgtccctgccGTGAcgtccccgcggtgtccccacCCCGTGCCACCTCCCTCCCTGTGGCTAAACCGTCCTCGTCCCCGTCCCCACGCTGTCACCGTCACTGTCCATGTGCCGCGCTAATCCCTGTCCCCAGGTTGTCCTTGTCCCCGCGCCAtccctgcccccatccctgtccccacgctgtccccaTCCTtcagccctccctgtcccctccccgtccctgtccTTGTGCCAcatccatccctgtccccacgctGTCCCTGAGCCGTCCctgtcctcctccatccccagccctgtccccccgtccctgtcccctccttgtccctgccctgtCCTAGTGCCACATCCATCCTTGTCCCCTCCCCTGTCCCAtctcccaccctgtcccccccacccccatccctgtcccctccctgtccccatccctgtcacccctcatccttgtccctgtcccccccccaactctgtccctgtcccctcccatccccatccctgtcctccctgtccccaccctcgtccctgtcccccccccccgtcccttccctgtccctgtgccacatccatccctgtcccctccctgccccatccccgtCTTTgtctccccacccccatccctgtcccctccctgtctcccccGAACCCCatccatccccgtccccatccccatttccatccctgtcccacaccattcccgtccctgtccccccccatccctgtcccctccctgtccctgccctgtcctTGTGCCAcatccatccctgtcccctccctgccccatccccgtctttgtcccccccatccctgttccctccctgtccccgtccccgtcccctccctgtccccctccccgtccGGGTCCCGGTCCCCCCCGGTACCTGGCAGCCAGGATGGCAGCGTGGGGCTCGGGCAGCGGCACCGGCGGAGCAGGGCCTTGGCCAGCAGGAAGAGCCCGGGGAAGAAGAGGAGCCCGGCGGCCAGCGCCGCCccggggggggccatggggaccGGGGCAGAGGGGGGCGGGGCCTGACGGGGCGGGGCACCGGGGGCGGGGTCGGGGGGCGGGGCTTCAAGGGGAGGGGCCTGAGGGGCGGGGCAGGGTTCTG from the Numenius arquata unplaced genomic scaffold, bNumArq3.hap1.1 HAP1_SCAFFOLD_285, whole genome shotgun sequence genome contains:
- the LOC141478078 gene encoding LOW QUALITY PROTEIN: ceramide synthase-like (The sequence of the model RefSeq protein was modified relative to this genomic sequence to represent the inferred CDS: inserted 1 base in 1 codon), with product PPPDPAPGAPPRQAPPPSAPVPMAPPGAALAAGLLFFPGLFLLAKALLRRCRCPXPHAAILAARLVSSVQAVMASTAGYIISSSCHHVIDDQHWLAGTYPQFAVPYFIYDVYAMFLCHWHRGRVKGHEVAPPPSLRAAASSYLRKDLLMVLHHAAMVLVCFPVAALWRQGKGDFFLGCLLMAELSTPFVCLGKVLILYQRQHTALHKLNGVALLVTFLLCRVLLFPYLYWAYGRQRGLPLLQVPGALPPAYNAAAAALLAPQLYWFALICRGAWRLFRTPPPPPAPAKPP